From Etheostoma cragini isolate CJK2018 chromosome 3, CSU_Ecrag_1.0, whole genome shotgun sequence:
AGATCCATGCTCAGACACCTCTTGGAGGAGGTGAGAATATATTATTGGCCTTTTAGTCATTTTTAGTTATCTGACCAATGACCATTTTCCTACTCTATGTATCAGTATTTGCCTGATTTTAGTTTAACTGATTCATGATCAAATTATGTAAGTGTTTGATTTTAACACTACATGCTTACGACATCATCCCTGCACAGTCCcataaaactttttaaatcacattaaaGGACGATTtctcaaaaacaatttgaacatgtacattttaagacttttctTGTCTGTACCTGTCATGTTGCTTATTTCTCCCTCTGAACATCTTAAACAGTCATAGCAACAAACAGGCTTTCCTTTCTGGAGAACCTTGCGAGTTCCTGGAGGACATTTCTCACTGCAAACTGACAAAGGCACCTGGgtggataaaaaaagaactatgAGAAATATATGTATGGAGGTTCACTCTACCAACCGTTATTGCATTTGTCATGcatgaaaactaaatattatCATTCAATAACAATAACTACTAACTTATACAATATTAGAGTGTACTTAACAGTTAAAGTTATCACATAGTAGCTTACCTGTTGTGAGTTCTTGGCCCAAATTACAGACTTACTATGTAAATTCAACTGTTTGTCTGAAGGTAGAGATCCATCATAAAGACCAACTGTGACAAAGTCCACAAGGCCATGTTCTGTTGGCTGCCAGTTTATAATTTCATACTTTGCTGCTGGGTCTCCATTCTCATTAAAGTAAACATCATCTCCTTCCTTTGTTTTGAACTTAATCTTTTTTATGTGCTGTAAAATCTAAGAAGATATGGATCCATATATGTCATTATCCGACAAAGTTGTTGCCTATTGGCTCAACTGCATGATAGCCTGACTGCaattgttatgttttattatatttaaacaaGTCTTTAACATGGTGTTAAAACTACAATTAAAGTCTTTGGTTTTCAACTCACCGTATATGGATCTAGCTGCACCTTGTTGTTACAGGTTTTGTTACATCTGAGAATATTATGAAGTGCCTCGGCCACAGCATACACTCCTTTGTAGAGATTGTTAAAAATAGGCATGAGCGACATATCAGTGAAGCTGTTTTGCAATCCAGTCAGATCTTCATGGCCAGTACATTCTTTTTGATTCCTTGCTGaagatttgttgtgtttgaacTTACAGTTAAATAATGTCTCCCAAAACTCTGGAAACATTTCATTACTAGATGAATTAAGCTGCTTCACATCCATCATGAACTCTCTCATTCCACTGACATGGGCTTTGGGGATGGACAGGCCTATGGCACCATCCAGAATGTGATGCCTATCCATGGCTGCAGTTTGGGAATCAAATATCCAGCCCTCACTGCCTACCCACTGGTACCCAGTCAGGTTGTGGTAAGAAAACTTTTGAATTAGCAGATCAATATCCATGAGGGAGAGGAAAGCGACAATGACCATTGAAGTAGAAGCCTTGATAATGTCAAttatcttttgtattttctctggTGCATCTGTTCTAAAGAAAGCTACAGAGTACTCTAGGCAGATGCCCAGATGCTGGGCGGTTTCTGTGAAAGTGGCCATGCCATTGTTGCCATAATCATCATTTGTTCTAATAGCTCCAACCCAAGTCCAACCAAAGTGCTTGACCAACTGAGCCAGGGCTCTACTCTGATAATAGTCACTGGGTATTGTCCTGAGGAAGGATGGGTACTTAGTTTTATCACTCAGACAAGCACACGTGGCAAAGTGGCtgatctaaaagaaaaaagaaaaaatacccAAAGATTAAGATGGAAAATATGAAACAATTTTAAAACCTTATTTTACTATAACCAGCTGAAACTATTAATTCCAATTGCATGCTTACCCACCATTGGGATATGAAAGGGTCCGATGACAGTAGCTACAGCCATGCAAGGAGATGAAGATGTTTCTCCCATAATGGCCTGCACTTCTGCAGGTCTGGTACATGGGGCCTCTGTGGGTGCAGATAACACCTCATTACCATTAGCCAAGGCTAGTGCCACCCTCACACTTCTGGCAATGGAGCCACAAGCATCATAAATCCTATAGCCCAGAGAGATACCAGGCAGTAGGTCTGTTCTGTTATTAATCTCCTCTATGGCAAAGAGCATAGCCTGGGCAAACTGGAAATCTCTGAAATTTAAACTTGATGCAGACAGTAAAAAATAGTTGGAATTTGCTAATGAAATAGAAACAATCGCAtagtaaattaaaatatttattaaatagcTACAAAACAAGGAATGTTAATTCTAATTTAATAAGTTTGAAtttgttatttatacagtttaaatgtaaattaattcaGTATTATTTACCTGGTGCATTCCAGTGGCAATGGTTTTTCCGTGTAGttgtcctgtctgtctttccagCTGGTGTGGAAAGAGAATATTCCCCCCAACATAATGTCCCCATTCTTAGATAGCTGGGGGTTCTCAGGATCCCCTGTCTGCCTGCACACCAGCTCCTCAGCCTGAGAGAAAGATGCCACCAGCAACACCTGTAAGAGTGCCCAACCCTGTTCTGGCCACATCTGTGTGGACGTCATATTGTCTAGAGCTGAAACACTGGGTGGcaacacatgtactgtaatcTAACTCCAAAACTTGCACTggtatttgtacattttgaagCAACATGGGACATATAAATAGATGTGTCATCTCTGTAGAATTACAAGGTATTGCAAGATGAAGGATGTTCCCAGATAGCAAAAGGGTTTGGGGTTTAGGCAAACACAACAGGTATGAAagctttctccatttttttaattttctccaaTTATGGCCATGTcactatttattaaaaacagctattaaaaatgtaatcttgggggcgcctggatagctgaCCTAGCTGAGTGTCATCACATGTCCATAGTCCTTTCCACTGTCCTTTTCTAGTCTTGAACCTTTTCTCCTCCAAAATGAAGGGCCTGATTCCAAGTTGACTTTCATAGCCAACAGCCACATGCTCCAATTGTATCTTTATTGCATTGTCATACACGAGATGTGTTCTGTTTTGGTTATGTTGGATCTGGGACAAAAGAATCGCAGGGTCACACAAAATCCATCTTGCCATGCttcaaatgaatgtgtttatgtCAAATCAGCAACAGACTAAACCAACCAGCTCCCGGTGAGGAGCTCCTGACAGCTATGGGCATGACAAAGGAGTTTGGCCGCCGCGACCAATCATTCAAAGCAATAATGGCAAACACGATAAACAGATGGCGCATCCATTTACCTGCATGGTAAATTTTGAAAATCCCAGCCCTTTTCCATAACGTTTCAAATGACTGCTTTTCAGTTAATCCTTTGATAACAAAGCATCTGTGTGTCAGGTGAGCTTTTGACACTTTGGACCATATGATTGTGATCAACAAAGTTAAGCAGTGGGCCTGTATCTCTTGGTCAGCCCTGCATTGGttctccttttatttttctgattaaAGTTTGTCAATTGCTTTGGCAACTATTCATTCTCATTTTATCTAATCTGATTAGATTAGATCACATGATTTTGTTGGTGTTCTTGCTCATATTCTGTTTACCTAATACATGCTTcccattaaacacacaatggGTCTGTTTTAAAAGGTATATGCTATCACTACTTTGCAGATGATATTCAactatatatttaatttagGCCTTTAAAATGTAGCAACATTGCTCATACATTGCCATTCTCCATCCATTCACAAGATGCGCTCAGACTCTACCACATGTATCAGTCACTTGACTCTTGTTCATCCCTGCTCGCCCGTCTCTACTTTCTCTTATCAGCCCTCCAATACATTTCTGGGCCAATGCCTCACTTTCCAGCCATTTGTACCTAAACCTTTACCTGTCCCTGTTCTTGAAACTGTATCTGTCATCGCTACCAAGTACCTCTGATTTGGCGACATCAAACTGAGCTAATTACACGGAGCACATGTATGGGTGTACATACATGTCTGTCCAATATTGGACAAACCCATTCATGAGAAGGCATTGTGTTATGTTACTTTAATCATTTTTCAAATTAGCTGAGGTTCTCCACAATCTTTCATGTACCCCCTGTCCATGCAGTAGTACCCCACAAGGTATTAGTCCCCCTGGTAAGAATCTGTTTTCTTCAGACAATAAACATGCAACTTTGTGGCAACCATTTGGTAAAGGCCCTTCCTTCTTTCAAAATGACAATGTTGCCCTGCATGAAGCAAGGTCCATTGAAATCGGAGGTTAGTATAGAAGAATCTGACTTACCTGCATGGAGCCCTGGCCTTAACCCCATTAGAAAACCTtggtttaaatattttgtttgctTGAATAGTAACACAGACTGTGTGGCCAGACCACCCAACATCAGTGCCCAACTTTTCTAATAAAAATGTAGTTGAATGGGAGAAAATCCCTGCAGCAAATAAATCATGTGGACAGTCTTCACAGAACAGTGTTGCAGCTGCATATTATGCCCACGGTTTTGGGATAATAGGTTCAGTGGTGATACATTGGTGTGATGTTTGGGTAACCATGTCGTTTTGGGcatcagatagatagatagtgtcAATGTGCTACTACACTGTTCAATAGAAAACCAGAACATGGGGAGAACAGGCAAAGGCCGCAATACCCTATTTTTCATCTGTTATTCATTCTAAAGTAATTTTCAAAACTAAACTTTGTGGTCTATTTTAGACTGGTTGTCCTGTCAACCATTTAGCAAATCACATTAAGTGTTGAATACCCTtcccacattttaaaaacaaaggcATAAAAATGGTACACATTGAATGGTAttcaatgtctttctttatttaattcaatAGTAAAGTTTGTTAAGTTTAAAAGGCATCATCATGGCCAAATGCTCCAGGGCACAGTTTTGACAAAGGCCTCAAGTTCTCCAGTAGAGATCTTAAGGGGATTATGATGCAACAGCGGGAAGTTTCCAGTGTGAGCTGAGAGGACAGGTGTGCAGCCACGTTGGAGACACGGATCTCTAGAGGGAGTTTGTTAGCTTGTTAGACCGCTTATGAGTGGGAAGAGCCTGAGGCACTAGCACTTTATCACATGTGTTCCTACTAAATCAGCTCCCAAAAGACATAACCTCTGGAGAAAAGTGTTTCATAAACTAACAAGCATCTAGCACACAAacagcaatttctttttaattaaagaggAGCCTAAGAGGCACATCAGCTGACTAATAAACATCCCTTTGACTGAAAAATATCAATAACACCAACTTAAATATCATATGGTCAAATGCCGTGCTTAATCGGGTGTGttgaattgtttattttaatcagTTGTCAAAAGTGtaaatttaatttccttttccaAATGCAGAGTTCCTTAAGAATAATGTGACATGTAGGGTCaaattatagaaaataaaatctgaatgtGCAAAATGATTTAACTGTAATAAATTGATGAGGATTACCattgtgtaaacacacaaatatattgcttctagtatttttacagttaatCTTTATGGCTTGCAAAgatatatttggaaaaaaagggaagaaaatgacagaataaagaaaaaatcagTCACCATTCACTGCCAATAGCATTGACCAAGGTGTTAAAGAGGGAATAAATTTCATTGAGAACAACCTTTAAACCCATTTTGTACGATTTAAAGCAGATATTTCACAACAAAAGCATCATTATTTTTATGAGTGTACACTCCTCCTAACCTGTAAGACGTGTTCAACACAGTTGAAGATATAAATATACTGGTACACGTATTCAAATAAGCCTAACTACTCCTAGCTTGGAGAAGCATTTCAATAAATGTGTGCATACTGTGTACATAAGCATGCATACCATTGTGCATCCTGACAAAGACatgtatattaaatatattcaaaaactgcctttaaccctctgaaccctaagaccatttttacagttcattgtccgtctttaattatttaataaaaaagcttgtaaaacatcaaccctgttgccTACAGTCAAGATaggaacattattttttcaggacaaactgggttataaGAATAttttgcagtgaggtcactgaatgataaaaatggttgtaggaccttaaagacaaatatataaataaataaaacggaacatgagt
This genomic window contains:
- the LOC117942321 gene encoding extracellular calcium-sensing receptor-like; protein product: MLGGIFSFHTSWKDRQDNYTEKPLPLECTSLNFRDFQFAQAMLFAIEEINNRTDLLPGISLGYRIYDACGSIARSVRVALALANGNEVLSAPTEAPCTRPAEVQAIMGETSSSPCMAVATVIGPFHIPMISHFATCACLSDKTKYPSFLRTIPSDYYQSRALAQLVKHFGWTWVGAIRTNDDYGNNGMATFTETAQHLGICLEYSVAFFRTDAPEKIQKIIDIIKASTSMVIVAFLSLMDIDLLIQKFSYHNLTGYQWVGSEGWIFDSQTAAMDRHHILDGAIGLSIPKAHVSGMREFMMDVKQLNSSSNEMFPEFWETLFNCKFKHNKSSARNQKECTGHEDLTGLQNSFTDMSLMPIFNNLYKGVYAVAEALHNILRCNKTCNNKVQLDPYTILQHIKKIKFKTKEGDDVYFNENGDPAAKYEIINWQPTEHGLVDFVTVGLYDGSLPSDKQLNLHSKSVIWAKNSQQVPLSVCSEKCPPGTRKVLQKGKPVCCYDCLRCSEGEISNMTDSITCVRCHPEFWSNERRDACVKKEAEFLSYEEIMGVLLTAASLFGTCITAVVAFIFFRYRKTPIVRANNSELSFLLLFSLTLCFLCSLTFIGRPSEWSCMLRHTAFGVPFVLSISCVLGKTIVVLMAFKARLPGSNVMKCFSPAQQKLTVVGFTLIQVIICILWLTISPPFPFKNFDQSKDKIILQCALGSAVGFWAVLGYIGLLAMLCGTG